In one window of Gossypium hirsutum isolate 1008001.06 chromosome A01, Gossypium_hirsutum_v2.1, whole genome shotgun sequence DNA:
- the LOC121230213 gene encoding uncharacterized protein isoform X2, which produces MKRTFSNGSNKCFLPSAAMVWRNSSPEKSLFHQLRCVIVKVNWLKMKPMNGTFSKTVLLPHGCFYCKSHLLSQLVGSDTSKDIWSTLLRLFSTMSTTKICDTLAASAASREPVSLEGVCSILVDAERRNLILQDLVVDHTQNANFVERWDILLIDASIGLVILYRVSPRAVIDHHDQCLQLICVLSHQLFQFFWTMFCPLMVHQLQCLLIVQF; this is translated from the exons ATGAAAAGAACTTTCTCCAATGGAAGCAACAAGTGTTTCTTACCGTCTGCAGCCATGGTTTGGAGAAATTCCTCACCGGAGAAGTCACTGTTCCATCAGCTAAGGTGCGTAATAGTGAaggtgaattggttgaaaatgaagCCTATGAACGGTACATTCAGCAAGACTGTGCTCTTGCCTCACGGTTGCTTTTACTGTAAGTCCCATCTCTTATCTCAGTTGGTAGGATCAGATACTTCAAAAGATATCTGGAGCACACTGTTACGCTTGTTTTCTACTATGTCTACAACCAAAATATGTGATACTCTTGCTGCTAGTG CTGCTAGTAGAGAGCCTGTTTCACTTGAAGGAGTTTGTTCTATTCTTGTTGATGCAGAGAGAAGGAACTTAATTCTACAAG ATTTGGTGGTGGATCACACCCAAAATGCCAACTTTGTGGAAAGGTGGGACATTTTGTTGATTGATGCTTCCATCGGTTTGGTCATTCTTTACCGGGTGTCTCCTCGAGCAGTTATAGACCACCACGACCAGTGCCTGCAACTAATATGTGTGCTTTCACATCAGCTGTTCCAGTTTTTTTGGACAATGTTTTGCCCTCTTATGGTTCATCAATTACAATGTCTGCTGATCGTTCAGTTCTAG
- the LOC121230213 gene encoding uncharacterized protein isoform X3, whose translation MKRTFSNGSNKCFLPSAAMVWRNSSPEKSLFHQLRCVIVKVNWLKMKPMNGTFSKTVLLPHGCFYSASREPVSLEGVCSILVDAERRNLILQDLVVDHTQNANFVERWDILLIDASIGLVILYRVSPRAVIDHHDQCLQLICVLSHQLFQFFWTMFCPLMVHQLQCLLIVQF comes from the exons ATGAAAAGAACTTTCTCCAATGGAAGCAACAAGTGTTTCTTACCGTCTGCAGCCATGGTTTGGAGAAATTCCTCACCGGAGAAGTCACTGTTCCATCAGCTAAGGTGCGTAATAGTGAaggtgaattggttgaaaatgaagCCTATGAACGGTACATTCAGCAAGACTGTGCTCTTGCCTCACGGTTGCTTTTACT CTGCTAGTAGAGAGCCTGTTTCACTTGAAGGAGTTTGTTCTATTCTTGTTGATGCAGAGAGAAGGAACTTAATTCTACAAG ATTTGGTGGTGGATCACACCCAAAATGCCAACTTTGTGGAAAGGTGGGACATTTTGTTGATTGATGCTTCCATCGGTTTGGTCATTCTTTACCGGGTGTCTCCTCGAGCAGTTATAGACCACCACGACCAGTGCCTGCAACTAATATGTGTGCTTTCACATCAGCTGTTCCAGTTTTTTTGGACAATGTTTTGCCCTCTTATGGTTCATCAATTACAATGTCTGCTGATCGTTCAGTTCTAG
- the LOC121230213 gene encoding uncharacterized protein isoform X4: MKRTFSNGSNKCFLPSAAMVWRNSSPEKSLFHQLRCVIVKVNWLKMKPMNGTFSKTVLLPHGCFYCKSHLLSQLVGSDTSKDIWSTLLRLFSTMSTTKICDTLAASAASREPVSLEGVCSILVDAERRNLILQAVWQIWWWITPKMPTLWKGGTFC, from the exons ATGAAAAGAACTTTCTCCAATGGAAGCAACAAGTGTTTCTTACCGTCTGCAGCCATGGTTTGGAGAAATTCCTCACCGGAGAAGTCACTGTTCCATCAGCTAAGGTGCGTAATAGTGAaggtgaattggttgaaaatgaagCCTATGAACGGTACATTCAGCAAGACTGTGCTCTTGCCTCACGGTTGCTTTTACTGTAAGTCCCATCTCTTATCTCAGTTGGTAGGATCAGATACTTCAAAAGATATCTGGAGCACACTGTTACGCTTGTTTTCTACTATGTCTACAACCAAAATATGTGATACTCTTGCTGCTAGTG CTGCTAGTAGAGAGCCTGTTTCACTTGAAGGAGTTTGTTCTATTCTTGTTGATGCAGAGAGAAGGAACTTAATTCTACAAG CTGTGTGGCAGATTTGGTGGTGGATCACACCCAAAATGCCAACTTTGTGGAAAGGTGGGACATTTTGTTGA
- the LOC121230213 gene encoding uncharacterized protein isoform X1, translated as MKRTFSNGSNKCFLPSAAMVWRNSSPEKSLFHQLRCVIVKVNWLKMKPMNGTFSKTVLLPHGCFYCKSHLLSQLVGSDTSKDIWSTLLRLFSTMSTTKICDTLAASGNSLSEIEYVATILNGLPVEYDPFIAVIAASREPVSLEGVCSILVDAERRNLILQDLVVDHTQNANFVERWDILLIDASIGLVILYRVSPRAVIDHHDQCLQLICVLSHQLFQFFWTMFCPLMVHQLQCLLIVQF; from the exons ATGAAAAGAACTTTCTCCAATGGAAGCAACAAGTGTTTCTTACCGTCTGCAGCCATGGTTTGGAGAAATTCCTCACCGGAGAAGTCACTGTTCCATCAGCTAAGGTGCGTAATAGTGAaggtgaattggttgaaaatgaagCCTATGAACGGTACATTCAGCAAGACTGTGCTCTTGCCTCACGGTTGCTTTTACTGTAAGTCCCATCTCTTATCTCAGTTGGTAGGATCAGATACTTCAAAAGATATCTGGAGCACACTGTTACGCTTGTTTTCTACTATGTCTACAACCAAAATATGTGATACTCTTGCTGCTAGTGGTAACTCTCTTTCTGAAATTGAATATGTGGCCACTATCCTTAATGGTTTACCTGTTGAGTATGATCCATTTATTGCTGTTATAGCTGCTAGTAGAGAGCCTGTTTCACTTGAAGGAGTTTGTTCTATTCTTGTTGATGCAGAGAGAAGGAACTTAATTCTACAAG ATTTGGTGGTGGATCACACCCAAAATGCCAACTTTGTGGAAAGGTGGGACATTTTGTTGATTGATGCTTCCATCGGTTTGGTCATTCTTTACCGGGTGTCTCCTCGAGCAGTTATAGACCACCACGACCAGTGCCTGCAACTAATATGTGTGCTTTCACATCAGCTGTTCCAGTTTTTTTGGACAATGTTTTGCCCTCTTATGGTTCATCAATTACAATGTCTGCTGATCGTTCAGTTCTAG
- the LOC107925518 gene encoding beta-fructofuranosidase, insoluble isoenzyme 1 isoform X1 — protein sequence MNWINDPNGPMYYNGIYHLFYQYNPKGAVWGNIVWAHSVSKDMVNWEALEPAIYPSESFDINGCWSGSATVLPENKPVIFYTGIDPNQYQVQNYAVPENLSDPYLRKWVKPADNPIVAADETMNKTAFRDPTTAWKIGGHWRMVVASRRKQRGMAYLYRSRDFRKWIKAKHPLHSVPNTGMFECADFFPVSLSGDTGLDNSAFGPNKHVLKVSLDLTRYEYYTIGSYFPEARDKYVVGKGFVDGWNGLRFDYGNFYASKTFFDPSKNRRILWGWTNESDAAQDDAQKGWAGLQAIPRKVWLDPSGKQLLQWPIEEIETLRGQNVQLSNQELKSGEHIEVKGITAAQVDVDITFSIPNLDKAEPFDPSWTNAQDLCGLKGSTVQGGVGPFGLLTLASEKLEEYTPVFFRVFTGLYKHVVLLCSDSGRLITRWWRVSGLGEKHASLLEYIHW from the exons ATGAATTGGATTAACg ATCCAAATG GTCCTATGTATTACAATGGGATTTACCATTTATTCTATCAATACAACCCCAAAGGTGCAGTTTGGGGCAACATTGTTTGGGCTCATTCAGTATCCAAAGACATGGTCAATTGGGAAGCTCTCGAGCCTGCGATTTATCCTTCAGAATCTTTTGATATCAACGGATGTTGGTCAGGATCCGCTACAGTTCTTCCGGAAAATAAGCCTGTAATTTTCTACACAGGGATTGATCCTAATCAATATCAAGTGCAAAACTATGCTGTTCCGGAGAACTTATCTGACCCTTATTTGCGTAAATGGGTCAAACCGGCTGACAACCCTATCGTGGCTGCCGATGAAACCATGAATAAAACCGCTTTCCGTGACCCAACAACTGCTTGGAAGATCGGTGGGCATTGGAGAATGGTGGTGGCTAGCCGAAGGAAACAGAGAGGGATGGCTTATTTGTATAGAAGTAGGGATTTCAGGAAATGGATAAAGGCCAAACATCCTTTACATTCGGTGCCGAATactggtatgtttgaatgtgcaGATTTTTTCCCAGTGTCATTGTCTGGGGACACTGGCCTTGACAACTCTGCTTTTGGCCCTAATAAGCATGTTTTGAAGGTAAGCTTAGATCTTACAAGGTATGAGTATTATACTATAGGTTCGTATTTCCCAGAAGCAAGGGATAAATATGTGGTTGGTAAGGGGTTTGTTGATGGTTGGAATGGGCTTAGATTTGACTACGGGAATTTTTATGCTTCAAAGACATTTTTTGACCCTTCAAAGAATAGGAGGATTTTATGGGGTTGGACCAATGAATCGGATGCTGCTCAAGATGATGCTCAGAAAGGATGGGCTGGTCTTCAG GCAATTCCAAGGAAGGTATGGCTTGATCCTAGTGGGAAGCAGTTGCTGCAATGGCCTATTGAAGAAATAGAAACTCTTAGAGGCCAAAATGTTCAATTAAGCAATCAAGAACTCAAGTCGGGAGAACATATTGAAGTCAAAGGAATTACTGCTGCTCAG GTTGATGTTGACATTACCTTCTCCATACCTAACTTGGACAAAGCTGAACCGTTTGATCCTAGCTGGACCAATGCTCAGGATCTCTGTGGCCTTAAGGGTTCAACTGTTCAAGGTGGCGTTGGACCGTTTGGGCTCCTAACATTAGCTTCAGAAAAGTTAGAAGAATATACCCCTGTTTTTTTCAGGGTATTTACAGGTCTATACAAGCATGTTGTTCTCTTATGCTCAGATTCTGGGAG ATTGATCACTCGGTGGTGGAGAGTTTCGGGGCTGGGGGAAAAACATGCATCACTTCTAGAGTATATCCATTGGTAG
- the LOC107925518 gene encoding beta-fructofuranosidase, insoluble isoenzyme 1 isoform X2: MNWINDPNGPMYYNGIYHLFYQYNPKGAVWGNIVWAHSVSKDMVNWEALEPAIYPSESFDINGCWSGSATVLPENKPVIFYTGIDPNQYQVQNYAVPENLSDPYLRKWVKPADNPIVAADETMNKTAFRDPTTAWKIGGHWRMVVASRRKQRGMAYLYRSRDFRKWIKAKHPLHSVPNTGMFECADFFPVSLSGDTGLDNSAFGPNKHVLKVSLDLTRYEYYTIGSYFPEARDKYVVGKGFVDGWNGLRFDYGNFYASKTFFDPSKNRRILWGWTNESDAAQDDAQKGWAGLQAIPRKVWLDPSGKQLLQWPIEEIETLRGQNVQLSNQELKSGEHIEVKGITAAQVDVDITFSIPNLDKAEPFDPSWTNAQDLCGLKGSTVQGGVGPFGLLTLASEKLEEYTPVFFRVFTGLYKHVVLLCSDSGSSSLRKEGLYKPSFAGFVDVDLDDTYKISLRTLIDHSVVESFGAGGKTCITSRVYPLVAVFDDAHLFVFNNGTETITADVKAWSMAKPDKMNN, translated from the exons ATGAATTGGATTAACg ATCCAAATG GTCCTATGTATTACAATGGGATTTACCATTTATTCTATCAATACAACCCCAAAGGTGCAGTTTGGGGCAACATTGTTTGGGCTCATTCAGTATCCAAAGACATGGTCAATTGGGAAGCTCTCGAGCCTGCGATTTATCCTTCAGAATCTTTTGATATCAACGGATGTTGGTCAGGATCCGCTACAGTTCTTCCGGAAAATAAGCCTGTAATTTTCTACACAGGGATTGATCCTAATCAATATCAAGTGCAAAACTATGCTGTTCCGGAGAACTTATCTGACCCTTATTTGCGTAAATGGGTCAAACCGGCTGACAACCCTATCGTGGCTGCCGATGAAACCATGAATAAAACCGCTTTCCGTGACCCAACAACTGCTTGGAAGATCGGTGGGCATTGGAGAATGGTGGTGGCTAGCCGAAGGAAACAGAGAGGGATGGCTTATTTGTATAGAAGTAGGGATTTCAGGAAATGGATAAAGGCCAAACATCCTTTACATTCGGTGCCGAATactggtatgtttgaatgtgcaGATTTTTTCCCAGTGTCATTGTCTGGGGACACTGGCCTTGACAACTCTGCTTTTGGCCCTAATAAGCATGTTTTGAAGGTAAGCTTAGATCTTACAAGGTATGAGTATTATACTATAGGTTCGTATTTCCCAGAAGCAAGGGATAAATATGTGGTTGGTAAGGGGTTTGTTGATGGTTGGAATGGGCTTAGATTTGACTACGGGAATTTTTATGCTTCAAAGACATTTTTTGACCCTTCAAAGAATAGGAGGATTTTATGGGGTTGGACCAATGAATCGGATGCTGCTCAAGATGATGCTCAGAAAGGATGGGCTGGTCTTCAG GCAATTCCAAGGAAGGTATGGCTTGATCCTAGTGGGAAGCAGTTGCTGCAATGGCCTATTGAAGAAATAGAAACTCTTAGAGGCCAAAATGTTCAATTAAGCAATCAAGAACTCAAGTCGGGAGAACATATTGAAGTCAAAGGAATTACTGCTGCTCAG GTTGATGTTGACATTACCTTCTCCATACCTAACTTGGACAAAGCTGAACCGTTTGATCCTAGCTGGACCAATGCTCAGGATCTCTGTGGCCTTAAGGGTTCAACTGTTCAAGGTGGCGTTGGACCGTTTGGGCTCCTAACATTAGCTTCAGAAAAGTTAGAAGAATATACCCCTGTTTTTTTCAGGGTATTTACAGGTCTATACAAGCATGTTGTTCTCTTATGCTCAGATTCTGGGAG CTCTTCCTTGAGGAAAGAGGGGCTATACAAACCATCTTTTGCAGGATTTGTAGATGTAGATTTGGATGATACATATAAGATTTCACTTAGGACTTTG ATTGATCACTCGGTGGTGGAGAGTTTCGGGGCTGGGGGAAAAACATGCATCACTTCTAGAGTATATCCATTGGTAGCAGTGTTTGATGATGCTCacttgtttgtcttcaacaatggGACTGAGACAATCACTGCAGATGTTAAAGCTTGGAGTATGGCAAAGCCTGATAAGATGAACAATTGA
- the LOC121230213 gene encoding uncharacterized protein isoform X5, which produces MKRTFSNGSNKCFLPSAAMVWRNSSPEKSLFHQLRCVIVKVNWLKMKPMNGTFSKTVLLPHGCFYSASREPVSLEGVCSILVDAERRNLILQAVWQIWWWITPKMPTLWKGGTFC; this is translated from the exons ATGAAAAGAACTTTCTCCAATGGAAGCAACAAGTGTTTCTTACCGTCTGCAGCCATGGTTTGGAGAAATTCCTCACCGGAGAAGTCACTGTTCCATCAGCTAAGGTGCGTAATAGTGAaggtgaattggttgaaaatgaagCCTATGAACGGTACATTCAGCAAGACTGTGCTCTTGCCTCACGGTTGCTTTTACT CTGCTAGTAGAGAGCCTGTTTCACTTGAAGGAGTTTGTTCTATTCTTGTTGATGCAGAGAGAAGGAACTTAATTCTACAAG CTGTGTGGCAGATTTGGTGGTGGATCACACCCAAAATGCCAACTTTGTGGAAAGGTGGGACATTTTGTTGA